Proteins encoded together in one Kitasatospora albolonga window:
- a CDS encoding stress protein — MTENSQRNSPDSGSGDGRGKSLNKRGGGDPGTRGRTTIADGVVEKIAGMAARDVVGVHAMGSGLSRTFGAVRDRVPGGGKSVTRGVKAEVGESQAALDLEIVVDYGVAISDVARDVRENVVTAVERMTGLEVVEVNIAVSDVKLPDEDDDDDDDDQQRVQ, encoded by the coding sequence ATGACTGAGAACTCCCAGCGCAACAGCCCCGACAGTGGTTCCGGCGACGGCCGGGGCAAGTCCCTGAACAAGCGAGGCGGCGGCGATCCCGGTACCCGGGGCCGCACCACCATCGCCGACGGCGTCGTCGAGAAGATCGCCGGAATGGCCGCACGCGACGTGGTCGGCGTCCACGCGATGGGCAGCGGCCTGTCCCGGACCTTCGGCGCGGTCCGCGACCGGGTCCCCGGCGGCGGCAAGTCCGTCACCCGGGGGGTGAAGGCCGAGGTCGGCGAGTCCCAGGCGGCCCTCGACCTGGAGATCGTCGTCGACTACGGCGTGGCCATCTCCGACGTCGCCCGCGACGTACGCGAGAACGTCGTCACGGCGGTCGAGCGCATGACCGGCCTCGAGGTCGTCGAGGTCAACATCGCGGTCAGCGACGTCAAGCTGCCCGACGAGGACGACGACGATGACGACGATGACCAGCAGCGCGTCCAGTAG
- a CDS encoding enoyl-CoA hydratase: MTSLDPVLDQDGVRLTVEDAVATVTLTNPAKRNAQSPALWRALTEAGRVLPGDVRVVVLRGEGKSFSAGLDRQAFTPEGFDGEPSFLDMARGPEAELDATIAEYQEAFTWWRRNDLVSIATVQGHAIGAGFQLALACDLRIVAEDVQFAMRETSLGLVPDLTGTHPLVNLVGYARALEICATGRFVHAEEAERTGLANLVVPADQLDGAARDLAAALLAAPRDAVVETKALLSGAVSRTYEEQRTAERAAQGRRLRDLAGITD; the protein is encoded by the coding sequence ATGACCTCGCTCGACCCTGTGCTCGACCAGGACGGCGTACGGCTCACCGTCGAAGACGCGGTCGCCACGGTGACGCTCACCAACCCGGCCAAGCGCAACGCCCAGTCTCCCGCTCTCTGGCGGGCGTTGACCGAGGCCGGACGGGTGCTGCCCGGCGATGTCCGGGTCGTGGTGCTCCGCGGCGAGGGCAAGTCCTTCTCCGCGGGTCTGGACCGGCAGGCGTTCACCCCCGAGGGCTTCGACGGCGAGCCGTCCTTCCTCGACATGGCGCGCGGCCCGGAGGCCGAGCTCGACGCGACCATCGCGGAGTACCAGGAGGCGTTCACCTGGTGGCGCCGCAACGACCTCGTGTCGATCGCGACCGTCCAGGGCCACGCCATCGGCGCCGGTTTCCAGCTCGCCCTCGCCTGCGACCTGCGGATCGTCGCCGAGGACGTGCAGTTCGCCATGCGCGAGACCAGCCTCGGTCTCGTCCCCGACCTCACGGGCACCCACCCCCTGGTGAACCTCGTGGGGTACGCCCGCGCGCTCGAGATCTGCGCCACCGGCCGCTTCGTGCACGCCGAGGAGGCCGAGCGCACGGGCCTCGCCAACCTCGTGGTCCCCGCCGACCAGCTCGACGGCGCCGCCCGCGACCTGGCCGCCGCACTCCTCGCCGCCCCGCGCGACGCCGTCGTGGAGACCAAGGCCCTGCTGAGCGGCGCGGTCTCCCGTACGTACGAGGAACAGCGCACCGCCGAGCGCGCCGCCCAGGGCCGCAGGCTGCGGGACCTGGCGGGCATCACCGACTGA